A window of Zavarzinella sp. contains these coding sequences:
- a CDS encoding 2-oxoacid:ferredoxin oxidoreductase subunit beta — protein MATVGLQTLKPADYASDQEVRWCPGCGDYSILAQMKKALSTIGKPREKIVFVSGIGCSSRFPYYMNTFGFHTIHGRAPTFATGLKLAQPDLMVWVVTGDGDGLSIGGNHLMHALRRNVDIKVLLFNNEIYGLTKGQFSPTSRLGTKTKSSPTGSIDSPVHALTFALASEATFVARTLDVDPNHLTSILQRAASHKGSAFIEIYQNCKIFNDGVFEYVTDKTIKSDNALYIEHGKPMIFGKDRNKGIRLNGLTPEVVTIGKDCALDDILVHDENTTNPALHYMLSSFSCPAFPEVFGVLRQITEPSYDQLVEKQLEDVIKKRGAGDLDQLFRNDDLWTVE, from the coding sequence ATGGCCACCGTAGGTTTACAAACCCTCAAACCAGCAGATTACGCCAGCGACCAGGAAGTACGCTGGTGCCCCGGGTGCGGCGATTATTCCATTCTCGCCCAGATGAAAAAAGCACTCAGCACCATTGGCAAGCCACGTGAAAAAATCGTGTTTGTATCCGGGATCGGCTGTTCCAGTCGTTTCCCCTACTACATGAACACGTTTGGCTTCCACACGATTCACGGACGAGCACCCACCTTTGCAACCGGCCTGAAACTGGCCCAACCCGACCTGATGGTGTGGGTGGTTACTGGTGATGGCGACGGCCTTTCGATCGGTGGGAATCACCTGATGCACGCACTGCGACGCAATGTGGACATCAAGGTGCTGTTGTTCAACAACGAAATTTATGGTCTGACCAAAGGCCAGTTTTCGCCCACATCGCGGCTGGGAACTAAAACCAAGTCCAGCCCCACCGGTTCGATCGATTCCCCCGTGCACGCCCTGACCTTTGCACTGGCTTCTGAAGCCACCTTTGTTGCACGCACTCTGGACGTGGATCCCAACCATCTGACCAGCATCCTGCAGCGTGCGGCCAGCCACAAAGGGTCGGCATTCATTGAAATCTACCAGAACTGCAAAATTTTTAATGATGGCGTGTTTGAGTACGTCACCGATAAGACCATTAAATCGGATAACGCCCTGTATATCGAACATGGCAAGCCGATGATCTTTGGCAAAGATCGCAACAAGGGTATTCGGCTGAACGGCCTTACGCCAGAAGTAGTTACGATCGGTAAGGACTGTGCGCTTGACGACATTCTGGTGCACGATGAAAACACCACCAATCCGGCACTGCATTACATGCTGAGCAGCTTCAGCTGCCCCGCCTTTCCAGAAGTCTTTGGGGTGCTGCGACAAATTACTGAACCCAGCTACGATCAGTTGGTGGAAAAACAACTTGAAGATGTCATCAAGAAACGGGGTGCGGGTGATCTCGATCAACTGTTCCGTAACGATGACCTCTGGACAGTTGAATAA
- a CDS encoding 2-oxoacid:acceptor oxidoreductase subunit alpha: MTATASPRGERTVQEVESITIRFAGDSGDGMQLAGTQFTNVSAILGNDISTLPDFPAEIRAPAGTLAGVSGFQLHFSSVDIHTPGDELNCLVVMNPAALKTNLRDLQDGGILIINEDSFGANDLKKAKYTVNPLEDGSLKKYRVVLVPVDRLNRESVKECNLSPRDADRCKNFFALGLVYWMFERPLEPTLGWIRDKFAKKIDVLEANSRSLKAGYNYGETVETMPVQYRVAKAKLKPGVYRKITGNEALSMGLVAAAKQSNKTLVYSSYPITPASDILHFLADMKHFGIKTFQAEDEIAAVGAAIGASYGGAIGITGTSGPGVCLKAEAINLALMAELPLIIIDVQRGGPSTGLPTKTEQSDLLQAFYGRNGESPVAIVAPQSPADCFTMAFEAVRIATEFMVPTFILSDGYIANGAEPWAVPSASELPTITITHPTEPNGGANGQMHENGAEEPGRFLPYKRNEHLSRPWAIPGTAGLEHRIGGIEKQDVTGNVNYEPGNHEHMVRTRAQKVANIAKTIPDQPVEGDHEGDLLVISWGGTYGSVSTAVARARRKGTKVGHVHIRYMNPMPSNLPEIFKKFKKFLVPELNAGQLLLLMRGIYLIDAKGFNKIQGKPFLVAELERAIEQILQ, encoded by the coding sequence ATGACCGCGACCGCCTCCCCCCGCGGCGAGCGTACTGTTCAGGAAGTCGAATCGATCACCATCCGCTTTGCAGGCGATTCCGGCGACGGTATGCAGTTGGCCGGAACTCAGTTCACCAACGTTTCGGCGATCCTTGGCAACGATATTTCCACCCTGCCAGACTTTCCCGCCGAAATCCGCGCTCCTGCCGGCACCCTGGCAGGTGTTTCCGGCTTCCAACTCCACTTTTCCAGTGTTGACATTCACACTCCGGGCGATGAACTGAACTGCTTGGTGGTGATGAACCCCGCCGCACTGAAAACCAATCTGCGTGACCTGCAGGATGGTGGGATCCTCATTATTAATGAAGATTCCTTTGGTGCCAACGACCTGAAAAAGGCCAAATATACCGTTAATCCACTGGAAGACGGCAGCCTGAAAAAATACCGCGTGGTGCTGGTGCCAGTCGATCGCCTGAACCGCGAATCGGTGAAAGAGTGCAATCTTAGCCCACGTGATGCCGACCGGTGCAAAAACTTCTTTGCATTGGGCCTGGTCTATTGGATGTTTGAACGACCATTAGAGCCAACCCTCGGCTGGATTCGCGATAAGTTCGCCAAAAAGATCGATGTGCTTGAGGCCAACTCCCGCTCACTGAAAGCAGGCTACAACTACGGCGAAACCGTAGAAACCATGCCTGTACAATACCGCGTGGCGAAAGCCAAGTTGAAACCGGGCGTCTACAGGAAGATTACCGGCAACGAAGCACTCTCGATGGGCCTGGTTGCCGCAGCAAAGCAGTCGAACAAGACGCTGGTTTACTCAAGCTACCCAATTACCCCAGCTTCCGATATTCTCCACTTCCTGGCGGATATGAAGCACTTCGGCATTAAAACTTTTCAGGCTGAAGACGAAATTGCCGCTGTGGGTGCCGCGATCGGTGCCTCCTATGGCGGGGCAATTGGCATTACGGGCACCAGCGGACCCGGGGTCTGTCTGAAGGCAGAAGCGATTAACCTGGCGTTAATGGCGGAACTGCCCCTGATTATTATTGACGTGCAGCGTGGCGGACCCAGCACTGGTTTACCCACCAAAACGGAACAATCCGACCTGTTGCAGGCGTTTTACGGTCGAAACGGTGAATCTCCCGTGGCAATTGTGGCACCACAATCGCCAGCAGATTGCTTCACGATGGCTTTCGAAGCAGTGCGGATTGCCACCGAGTTCATGGTCCCCACCTTCATTCTGTCTGATGGTTACATTGCCAACGGTGCAGAGCCCTGGGCGGTTCCAAGCGCCAGCGAACTGCCAACGATTACCATTACCCACCCCACCGAACCGAATGGTGGGGCGAATGGCCAGATGCACGAAAACGGTGCCGAAGAACCAGGCCGTTTCCTGCCATACAAGCGAAATGAGCATCTCTCCCGTCCGTGGGCTATTCCAGGCACTGCTGGCCTCGAACACCGCATCGGTGGGATCGAAAAGCAGGATGTCACCGGTAATGTGAACTACGAACCGGGCAACCACGAACATATGGTGCGTACTCGTGCCCAGAAAGTGGCCAACATTGCCAAAACGATCCCCGATCAACCTGTCGAAGGCGATCACGAAGGTGATCTGCTGGTGATCAGTTGGGGTGGCACCTATGGCTCTGTTTCCACTGCAGTCGCCAGAGCTCGCCGAAAAGGCACTAAAGTGGGCCATGTGCATATTCGCTACATGAACCCGATGCCCAGCAACCTGCCGGAAATCTTCAAAAAGTTCAAGAAGTTTCTTGTGCCCGAACTGAATGCCGGCCAACTGTTACTGTTGATGCGAGGCATTTATCTGATTGATGCGAAAGGATTTAACAAAATTCAGGGCAAGCCGTTCCTGGTTGCAGAACTGGAACGTGCCATCGAACAAATACTGCAATAA
- a CDS encoding SOS response-associated peptidase, which produces MCGRFTLHAANEELQEQFYLETQPQLSPRFNIAPTQLVAVVGKKTHGGKNGLQMFRWGFLPSWANDATGHRPVNAMLEGIAQKPMFREAIQKRRCLIPASGFYEWKQVGKQKIPVFIRRTDRVPLAFAGIWERWQSETESIFTCAILTTAADQQLQNLHHRMPVMLPPEQWDIWLDRTTTFTQLEPELKKLPTVDLELLDANPILNNARNETPECLAGIPHD; this is translated from the coding sequence ATGTGCGGGCGATTTACCCTTCATGCAGCCAACGAAGAGCTTCAGGAACAGTTTTACCTGGAAACTCAACCTCAACTGAGCCCACGGTTCAACATTGCCCCCACCCAACTGGTGGCGGTGGTAGGCAAAAAGACCCACGGTGGGAAAAATGGACTGCAGATGTTTCGCTGGGGCTTTCTGCCAAGTTGGGCAAATGATGCCACGGGCCACCGTCCAGTCAATGCGATGCTGGAAGGGATTGCCCAAAAACCGATGTTTCGCGAAGCGATCCAGAAGAGGCGGTGCCTGATTCCGGCCAGTGGTTTTTACGAGTGGAAACAGGTGGGGAAGCAGAAAATCCCCGTGTTCATTCGCAGAACAGATCGGGTTCCACTGGCCTTTGCTGGCATCTGGGAACGATGGCAATCTGAGACTGAATCGATTTTTACCTGTGCCATCCTGACCACCGCCGCCGACCAGCAACTGCAAAATCTGCACCACCGCATGCCCGTCATGCTGCCACCAGAACAGTGGGATATCTGGCTGGACCGCACCACCACGTTTACACAGCTTGAACCGGAACTGAAGAAACTTCCCACCGTCGACCTGGAACTTCTGGATGCCAATCCGATTCTCAACAATGCCCGCAACGAAACTCCGGAGTGCCTCGCAGGCATCCCACACGATTGA
- a CDS encoding FAD-dependent oxidoreductase codes for MKLIIVGGVAGGASAAARARRLSEDAHIIMFERGPDVSFANCGLPYHIGEVIPKRDSLLVTTPERLRERFQLDVRVRSQVESIDRTKKVVVVRELNTNRVYEESYDKIILAPGASPIVPPMPGADLPNVYTLRNLADTDHIKKVVDDGIQQVVIVGAGFIGLELAENFIHRGIKTTILDLNKQILAPFDPEMTTPLHQALLAKGVEVLLGQTAESITTSDSGMTVKLTSGASRPAQLVILGIGVRPENKLAVDAGLEVGPRGGIRVNDFLQTTDPDIYAVGDAVETTDFTTGDRTQVPLAGPANRQGRIAADNVFGRQTKYRGTQATAVLGFFNHTAATTGLSEKSLRRIGKSYRKIYIHPAHHAGYYPGAEGMSLKVIFDPESGKLLGAQGIGGAGVDKRIDVLAVAIQAGMTVYHLEEMELCYAPQFGSAKDPVNMAGFVAGGLLRGDHPQIDWEEIAAATEKPLIVDVRTPLEYTQGHIEGAINIPVDDLRQRMSELAPERPVVVYCQVGQRGYLATRILLQHGYQVKNLGGGYRTYLLHQPASVADRSRS; via the coding sequence ATGAAGCTGATTATTGTCGGCGGCGTAGCAGGTGGTGCATCTGCTGCCGCCCGGGCTCGACGCTTGTCTGAAGATGCCCACATTATCATGTTTGAACGGGGACCGGATGTCTCCTTTGCAAACTGTGGACTGCCATACCACATCGGCGAAGTAATTCCCAAGCGGGACAGCCTGCTGGTGACCACGCCAGAACGCCTGCGGGAACGCTTTCAACTGGATGTGAGGGTGCGTAGCCAGGTGGAATCAATTGACCGTACCAAAAAAGTGGTTGTGGTGCGGGAATTGAACACAAACCGTGTCTATGAAGAAAGTTACGACAAAATCATCCTCGCACCGGGTGCGTCACCGATTGTCCCACCGATGCCGGGTGCGGACCTGCCCAACGTCTATACGTTGCGAAATCTGGCAGATACCGATCACATCAAAAAAGTGGTGGATGATGGCATTCAGCAGGTCGTGATTGTTGGTGCGGGCTTTATTGGACTGGAACTGGCAGAAAATTTCATTCATCGTGGCATCAAAACCACCATTCTGGATCTGAATAAGCAGATTCTGGCACCATTTGACCCGGAAATGACCACCCCATTGCACCAGGCATTGCTGGCCAAAGGGGTAGAAGTGCTGCTGGGCCAGACCGCGGAATCGATCACCACCAGCGACAGTGGAATGACCGTGAAACTGACTTCCGGTGCCAGTCGCCCCGCCCAACTGGTAATTCTGGGCATCGGCGTGCGACCGGAAAATAAGCTCGCTGTGGATGCGGGACTGGAAGTGGGCCCACGTGGGGGTATTCGGGTGAACGATTTCCTGCAGACCACCGATCCAGATATTTATGCGGTGGGTGATGCTGTTGAAACCACCGACTTTACCACGGGCGACCGCACCCAGGTTCCTTTGGCAGGACCAGCAAACCGACAAGGACGGATTGCTGCCGACAATGTCTTCGGTCGACAAACGAAGTATCGTGGCACCCAGGCGACGGCAGTTCTGGGATTTTTCAACCATACCGCCGCCACTACGGGACTTTCCGAAAAAAGCCTGCGTCGGATCGGCAAGTCGTATCGCAAGATTTATATTCATCCTGCCCACCACGCTGGGTACTATCCGGGTGCGGAAGGGATGAGCCTGAAAGTGATCTTCGATCCGGAATCAGGTAAATTGCTGGGTGCACAGGGGATCGGTGGTGCAGGCGTCGACAAGCGAATTGATGTGCTGGCCGTGGCAATTCAGGCTGGCATGACGGTTTACCACCTGGAAGAGATGGAACTTTGCTACGCACCGCAGTTCGGTTCGGCGAAAGATCCTGTGAACATGGCTGGGTTTGTCGCGGGCGGTCTGTTACGTGGCGACCACCCGCAGATTGATTGGGAAGAAATTGCTGCAGCCACCGAAAAGCCCCTGATTGTGGATGTGCGAACACCCCTGGAATATACCCAGGGTCACATTGAAGGTGCCATCAATATCCCTGTCGATGATCTACGACAGCGGATGTCGGAACTCGCACCGGAACGACCTGTGGTGGTCTACTGTCAGGTGGGGCAACGTGGCTATCTTGCCACCCGCATCCTGTTGCAACATGGCTATCAGGTCAAAAACCTGGGCGGCGGCTACCGAACGTATCTGCTGCACCAGCCCGCATCAGTTGCAGACCGCAGCAGAAGCTAA
- a CDS encoding CBS domain-containing protein encodes MELLKNLKKDPVSRLQPNDPKIIDLKATVGDAVSLMQKENVGCVVICEAGKLVGLFTENDLMVRVLAVDKPLTTSIEEVMTSNPVTANIKDHVRTVVRKMKSGGYRHIPLVDDDNRPVGLVAVKKIIHYVVEHYSSTIYNQPPAPDQFPDSPEGA; translated from the coding sequence ATGGAACTTCTCAAGAATCTGAAGAAAGATCCCGTTTCGCGCTTACAGCCGAATGATCCGAAAATCATCGACCTGAAAGCCACGGTGGGAGATGCGGTCAGCCTGATGCAGAAAGAAAATGTTGGCTGCGTGGTAATATGTGAAGCGGGTAAACTGGTTGGCTTGTTTACGGAAAACGATTTAATGGTGCGGGTGCTGGCTGTTGATAAGCCACTCACCACCTCGATCGAAGAGGTAATGACCAGCAACCCGGTGACTGCCAACATTAAAGACCACGTTCGCACGGTTGTACGAAAGATGAAATCCGGTGGGTACCGCCACATTCCGCTTGTCGACGACGACAACCGACCCGTGGGCCTGGTGGCCGTGAAGAAAATCATTCATTACGTCGTCGAGCATTATTCATCCACGATTTATAATCAGCCTCCTGCACCGGATCAGTTTCCTGATTCGCCAGAGGGGGCCTAA
- a CDS encoding MoxR family ATPase, with amino-acid sequence MDTDLMAILDHYRNLHSMIHAEMAKAVLGQTQLIDEVLMALFCNAHVLLTAPRNLTLFTLSRVLGLSINRIQHTDDLLPEDITGSQVLCQDAVGGQFSKTYLGPIFANMVLADCFDCAPPVTQSVLLEAMQARQVQVGQQTLPLKQPFLVMVMENPPGGQFPLDESHRGRFMFNACFTIPSEADFLANMQLHYHEASGFPPLIETVLSKADLEQIQMLVRRMPVPQQVVDYTLRLVRLTRPGQQYTPAFVQDTVNWGVGPRGAQFLLTGAKAHAVLHGQPHVSIGDVRAVAPAVLRHRIVLKASAKDQGLDGNQIVAVLLKLARSDDHEVM; translated from the coding sequence TTGGACACCGATTTAATGGCAATTCTCGACCACTACCGCAATCTACACAGCATGATCCACGCCGAGATGGCGAAAGCTGTCTTAGGTCAGACGCAGCTCATCGATGAGGTGCTGATGGCACTATTCTGCAACGCCCATGTACTGCTGACTGCACCCAGAAATTTGACGTTATTTACCCTGTCCAGGGTGCTGGGGCTATCTATTAATCGAATTCAGCACACGGACGACCTGTTGCCCGAGGACATTACCGGCTCGCAAGTGCTTTGTCAGGACGCTGTGGGCGGCCAATTTTCCAAAACATACCTTGGGCCGATCTTCGCTAACATGGTACTGGCGGACTGTTTCGATTGCGCACCGCCCGTGACTCAATCTGTCCTGCTTGAGGCGATGCAAGCCCGCCAAGTCCAAGTTGGTCAGCAGACGCTGCCACTGAAACAGCCATTCCTGGTTATGGTGATGGAGAATCCACCCGGAGGACAATTCCCTCTGGATGAATCGCACCGGGGCCGGTTTATGTTCAACGCTTGCTTCACAATCCCGAGTGAAGCGGATTTTTTGGCCAACATGCAACTGCATTATCATGAGGCGAGTGGTTTCCCGCCGCTGATCGAGACAGTTCTAAGCAAGGCGGATCTCGAGCAAATCCAGATGCTGGTTCGACGAATGCCGGTCCCCCAGCAAGTGGTCGATTACACACTTCGGCTGGTGCGATTGACTCGACCGGGCCAACAATACACTCCAGCGTTCGTCCAGGATACCGTCAACTGGGGAGTCGGCCCACGCGGGGCGCAGTTCCTGCTAACGGGTGCGAAGGCACATGCGGTGCTGCACGGCCAGCCGCATGTATCGATTGGAGACGTGCGAGCAGTGGCGCCGGCTGTGCTGCGGCACCGCATCGTACTAAAGGCAAGCGCCAAGGATCAGGGGCTGGACGGAAACCAGATTGTTGCTGTATTGCTGAAACTTGCAAGATCTGACGATCACGAAGTGATGTAG